The region CCCGCCGCCGGCGAGTCCCGGGCCCGCCGGTCGCCGCCTCTGCCAGCCCCGGGTCCGGGACGCGTGCTACCGTTCAGGCGCGTACCCAGACCGAAGCTCCCCTGCTCCCCTAGTGAAAAGCCCCGACTGAAACGAACCGCATGAGCACAGCGAAGCCCGCTAACTACTATGCCGTCCCTGAACTTGCGGCCGCATATGATGCGGACAGCAAAGCCCGGCAGGACCTGCAGTTCTACCTGGCACTGGCCGCCGAGACGGGAGCCCGGCGCGTTGCAGATCTCGGAGCGGGAACGGGCCTGCTGTGCAGCCTGCTGGCCGGGCAGGGGTATGAGGTCACGGGAGTCGAGCCTGAACAAACCATGCTTTCGCTCGCAGCCGCCCAGCCGCATGCCGACGCCGTCACCTGGATTCGAGGAACCGCGGAAAACCTGCCGGAAGCCTGGGCAGATCTGGTGCTGATGACCGGACATGTCGCGCAGTACTTCCTTGATGACACCGCATGGGTGCGGGTGCTCACCCATGCCGGACGAGCGCTCAGGCCCGGAGGCAGGCTCGCGTTCGAAGTACGCAACCCGGATGTTGAGGCCTGGCGCCGGTGGGAGGGCACGCACAGCACCAGCCGGGGAACGGTCACGCAGACCGTCCGGCGGCAAGACGATCTGGTCACGCACACCGATACCTGGACCGACGGTTCCGGAACGCGGACGACGATCGAGACCCTCCGCTTCCCTTCCTGGGACACGGTTACCGCCGGTTTGGAAGCCGCAGGACTTACGGTCGACCAGTGCTGGGGCCACTGGGACCGAAGCCCGGTGCGACGGGATTCACCGGAGTGGATCTTTCTCACCGAAGCGGTTTAACCCGTCCGCACGCCACACGCCTACCCTCCCCCGCCGTCCTGCGTCACCAGCACCGCCGCAGGACGAACACCCAGGTTGCGTTTCATGAACTTCCCCATGCATCTCCCCAGGCCCGCGGGCTGCGGCAGCGGGGAGTCGGACCGGTCATACTGCAGTGCCAGGTTGGAGCGGGATGCCCCGCTGTGCCAGTCTTGGGCTTTATGGACAACCCTTTCCTTTACCCGAGTAGCCTGCCGTACCAGCTGCCCCCGTTCGAGCAGATCAACGAAGACGTTTTCCTGCCCGCCTTTGACTCCGGAATTTCCGGGCATGCCGCCGAGATTGACCGTATTGCCGCGAACCCGCAGGCACCGGACTTCGAAAACACGATCGAAGCCCTGGAATTATCGGGCCAG is a window of Arthrobacter sp. zg-Y1171 DNA encoding:
- a CDS encoding class I SAM-dependent methyltransferase translates to MSTAKPANYYAVPELAAAYDADSKARQDLQFYLALAAETGARRVADLGAGTGLLCSLLAGQGYEVTGVEPEQTMLSLAAAQPHADAVTWIRGTAENLPEAWADLVLMTGHVAQYFLDDTAWVRVLTHAGRALRPGGRLAFEVRNPDVEAWRRWEGTHSTSRGTVTQTVRRQDDLVTHTDTWTDGSGTRTTIETLRFPSWDTVTAGLEAAGLTVDQCWGHWDRSPVRRDSPEWIFLTEAV